The Quercus robur chromosome 7, dhQueRobu3.1, whole genome shotgun sequence genome has a segment encoding these proteins:
- the LOC126692868 gene encoding uncharacterized protein LOC126692868: MNSLYSPTSFLLPLHRWQFTPCLQIQPQNLYVHRHLPLSLSSVLKSNRPLHAHKSSIGATIPPNEGAVSVINFEDFVEKDWSFLDSDNLISGEELNKNIDRIISAGEIEETSKVLVSIGSEGFVDQLVDSTKCQLLLVVHDSLFLLAGIKEKYDKVKCWQGELIYVPEKWAPLDVVFLYFLPALSFNLDQVFGALAKLCLPGARVVISHPQGRDVLKQQQQQNPDVIISDLPEKNTLQKVAADHAFDVAEFVDEPGFYLAVLKFSDARN, translated from the exons ATGAATTCTCTCTATTCACCCACTTCTTTCCTCCTTCCATTACATAGATGGCAGTTCACACCATGTCTTCAAATACAACCACAAAATTTATATGTTCACCGCCACTTGccactttctctctcctctgtgCTAAAATCAAACCGTCCTCTACATGCTCATAAGTCATCCATTGGTGCTACAATTCCCCCAAATGAGGGAGCAGTATCTGTAATTAACTTCGAAGACTTTGTTGAAAAAGATTGGTCATTTCTTGATTCAGATAATTTGATATCCGGAGAGGAGCTTAACAAAAATATTGATCGCATTATTTCTGCAGGGGAGATTGAAGAAACTTCTAAGGTGTTGGTTTCAATTGGTTCCGAAGGATTTGTAGATCAGTTGGTTGATTCAACAAAATGCCAACTTTTGCTTGTCGTCCACGATTCACTTTTTCTGTTAGCTGGcatcaaagaaaaatatgacaagGTTAAATGTTGGCAAGGAGAACTTATATATGTGCCAGAGAAGTGGGCTCCACTAGATGTTGTGTTCCTCTATTTTCTTCCTGCTTTGTCCTTTAATCTTGACCAGGTTTTTGGAGCTCTTGCAAAACTTTGTTTGCCAG GTGCAAGGGTGGTTATTAGCCATCCCCAAGGAAGGGACGTCTTaaagcagcagcaacaacaaaaTCCCGATGTCATAATTTCTGATTTGCCCGAGAAGAATACATTACAGAAAGTGGCAGCTGATCATGCTTTTGATGTGGCTGAATTTGTAGATGAACCTGGTTTTTATCTTGCTGTTTTGAAGTTCTCTGATGCAAGAAATTAA
- the LOC126692869 gene encoding uncharacterized protein LOC126692869 isoform X2, whose protein sequence is MNVGQEKKLDTGCIEGASYMFGFDSKRFCRDCRRNVIREFKELKELKRLRREPRCTSWFCVADTAFQYEVSNDTIEVDWRQTFADTVGTYHHFEWAVGTGEGKCDILEFENVGMNGSVQVSGLDLGSLGACFITLRAWKLDGRCTELSVKAHALKGQHCVHCRLVVGDGFVTITRGESIRRFFEHAEEAEEEEDDDSMDKDGNELDGECSRPQKHAKSPELAREFLLDAATVIFKEQVEKAFREGTARQNAHSIFVCLALKLLEERVHVACKEIITYEKQMKLLEEEEKEKREEEERKERRRTKEREKKLRRKERLKEKEKDKEQKCCDSNQTTVPTDVSKEESSPSVDEEPNNPVSCQDAVSEVGDNILSWPGSPDIQEELSNGYITSIMQDHSFDCPNGEINYVKDWNGSFIADQSNFSRRRPKYRKEVQLDPSLKWSDRRRFSAADCGAVVRSEPRYYGDNFETPSRSIIGSNRQSRMNVPKSNGRHCGPKFHDKFSSNRVSDRYDFHSCSCNQNNEYRARVDTHVSTIRVIRETKSVSKLESALDMSKQFYRGNKYNQMEYLRDGCGRPKSKVISGNNPPAKELHSKKVWEPMESQKKYPRSNSDSDITLRSTTFKVEEVEPDNNLIKSSADKCCREHTGDSADIDQENSNLKESGNSSIVVDGACENGLNVGAKGPCNSAASEEIGLSPISSANSDNSASNDSDNSASNGTLDPIVSSTSSSDNSSSCLSEGDSNTTSSIHGNLESSSTSDSEDASQQSEGRESCVQSGFSECHEVKMEKSQNSNGEEVIGSGASIGLSLDGAGTGSISVDKPPTRISQNFDNNGLSAVSIGSQHQGMLPPMHNQNIHFPVFQAPSTMGFYHQNPVSWPAAHANGLMPFAHPNHYLYASPIGYGVNGNSRFCMQYGPMQHIGTPLFNPSPVPVYQPIAKASGINAEEQIQISKPGAGQEAFNEINTEKVAPTGAHPKEAPPHEEGGKNDNSAKLHTGNTGFSLFHRGPVPISNGYKSNLVPSKEQIMEDFSQECPTDHVESDHVSNKKESTMEEYNLFDGLRFSFF, encoded by the exons ATGAATGTTGGCCAAGAAAAGAAACTGGACACAGGCTGCATTGAGGGAGCATCCTACATGTTTGG ATTCGACAGCAAGAGATTTTGCAGAGATTGCAGAAGGAATGTTATTCGTGAGTTCAAGGAGCTAAAGGAGCTGAAGCGCTTGCGGAGAGAACCCCGCTGTACTAGTTGGTTTTGTGTAGCAGATACAGCCTTCCAATATGAG GTATCTAATGACACAATCGAAGTTGATTGGCGCCAAACTTTTGCAGACACTGTGGGAACATATCATCACTTTGAGTGGGCAGTTGGAACAGGAGAAGGAAAATGTGATATTCTGGAATTTGAAAATGTTGGAATGAATGGAAGTGTTCAAGTCAGTGGCCTTGATCTTGGCAGTTTAGGTGCATGCTTTATCACCCTGAGAGCTTGGAAGCTAGATGGCCGCTGCACTGAGCTTTCTGTAAAAGCTCATGCCTTAAAGGGTCAACACTGTGTACATTGCAGGCTCGTTGTTGGGGATGGCTTTGTGACAATCACAAGAGGGGAAAGTATCAGAAGGTTTTTTGAACATGCTGAAGAGGCTGAGGAAGAAGAG GATGATGATTCCATGGACAAGGACGGAAATGAGCTGGATGGAGAATGCTCCCGTCCCCAAAAACATGCGAAGAGTCCTGAACTTGCACGGGAGTTTCTTCTGGATGCAGCAACTGTTATTTTTAAGGAACAG GTTGAAAAGGCATTCAGGGAAGGAACTGCCCGCCAAAATGCACACAGCATCTTTGTCTGCCTTGCGCTAAAACTGCTGGAAGAACGCGTTCATGTTGCATGCAAAGAAATCATTACATATGAAAAGCAG ATGAAACttcttgaagaagaagagaaggaaaaacgtgaagaagaagaacgcaaagagaggagaagaacaaaagaaagagagaaaaagctccgaagaaaggaaagattaaaagagaaagaaaaggataaaGAGCAAAAATGCTGTGACTCAAATCAAACTACTGTTCCTACTGATGTCTCAAAGGAAGAATCATCACCAAGTGTTGATGAGGAGCCAAATAATCCTGTCAGCTGCCAGGATGCAGTTAGTGAAGTTGGTGATAACATTCTATCTTGGCCTGGATCTCCTGATATTCAAGAGGAGTTGTCAAATGGATATATTACTTCGATAATGCAAGACCACTCTTTTGATTGTCCCAATGGGGAGATTAACTATGTGAAAGATTGGAATGGTTCTTTTATAGCTGATCAATCAAATTTTTCTCGTCGGAGACCAAAATATCGGAAAGAAGTTCAACTGGATCCATCTTTGAAGTGGTCTGACAGACGCCGATTTTCAGCTGCAGATTGTGGGGCAGTGGTTAGGTCTGAGCCAAGATATTATGGTGATAATTTTGAGACTCCTTCCAGAAGCATTATTGGATCCAATAGGCAGTCAAGGATGAATGTTCCAAAATCTAATGGTCGACATTGTGGCCCAAAGTTTCATGATAAGTTTTCCAGCAACAGAGTAAGTGACAGATATGACTTCCATTCTTGCAGCTGTAACCAGAACAATGAATATAGAGCAAGGGTTGATACACATGTTTCTACAATCAGAGTAATTCGGGAGACTAAATCTGTGAGTAAGTTAGAGTCTGCATTGGATATGTCCAAGCAGTTTTATCGTGGTAACAAGTACAATCAAATGGAGTACTTGCGTGATGGTTGTGGAAGACCTAAAAGCAAAGTCATCTCAGGGAACAATCCTCCTGCAAAAGAACTTCATTCCAAGAAAGTTTGGGAGCCCATGGAATCACAGAAAAAGTATCCACGAAGTAACTCAGATTCTGACATTACCTTGAGGTCAACTACTTTCAAGGTTGAAGAGGTGGAACCTGATAATAACCTTATCAAGTCATCTGCTGACAAGTGTTGTCGTGAACACACTGGAGATTCAGCTGATATTGATCAGGAAAATAGTAATTTGAAGGAATCAGGAAACTCTAGCATTGTAGTGGATGGGGCCTGTGAGAATGGACTTAATGTGGGAGCAAAGGGCCCTTGCAACTCAGCTGCTTCTGAGGAAATTGGACTAAGTCCTATCAGTTCTGCGAATTCTGATAATTCTGCATCAAATGATTCTGATAATTCTGCATCAAATGGGACCTTAGATCCCATTGTGAGTAGCACATCCAGTTCTGATAACTCCTCGTCATGCCTAAGTGAGGGCGACAGCAATACAACCTCTTCAATCCATGGAAATCTGGAATCCTCTTCTACATCAGATTCAGAAGATGCAAGCCAGCAATCAGAAGGTAGAGAATCATGTGTTCAAAGTGGCTTCTCTGAGTGTCATGAAGTTAAAATGGAGAAAAGTCAGAATTCAAATGGCGAGGAGGTTATTGGAAGTGGGGCATCAATTGGGCTTTCATTGGATGGAGCAGGAACAGGAAGTATTTCTGTGGATAAACCACCAACACGGATTtcccaaaattttgacaataatgGATTGTCTGCTGTCAGCATTGGTTCGCAACATCAAGGCATGCTTCCTCCAATGCATAACCAGAATATACACTTTCCAGTGTTTCAAGCTCCTTCAACAATGGGTTTTTACCATCAAAACCCAGTTTCTTGGCCAGCAGCTCATGCTAATGGCTTAATGCCCTTCGCCCATCCCAACCACTATTTATATGCTAGCCCTATTGGGTATGGAGTGAATGGAAATTCACGCTTCTGCATGCAGTATGGTCCCATGCAGCATATAGGTACCCCTCTATTTAACCCCAGTCCAGTCCCAGTTTATCAACCAATTGCTAAAGCTAGTGGCATAAATGCTGAGGAACAAATTCAGATCTCTAAGCCAGGTGCAGGACAAGAAGCTTTCAATGAAATTAATACGGAGAAGGTGGCTCCCACTGGAGCACATCCAAAAGAAGCACCGCCACATGAAGAAGGTGGGAAAAATGACAATTCTGCCAAATTGCATACAGGCAACACTGGGTTTTCCTTGTTCCATCGTGGGCCTGTTCCTATTTCAAATGGATATAAATCAAATCTCGTGCCTTCGAAAGAACAGATTATGGAGGATTTTTCTCAAGAATGTCCAACAGATCATGTTGAGAGTGATCATGTTTCAAATAAGAAAGAGAGTACAATGGAAGAATACAACTTGTTTGACGGCTTACGGTTTTCATTCTTCTAA
- the LOC126692869 gene encoding uncharacterized protein LOC126692869 isoform X1: MPGLAQRNNDHFSNGSTASYSLSANGFWSKHADDVSCTQLQKFWGELSQQARQKLLRIDKQTLFEQARKNMYCSRCNGLLLEGFLQIVMYGKSLQQEGAGGHVPCNRQGALKTQNDAGLNVPNGCHDEIQDPSVHPWGGLTTTRDGSLTLMDCYLYAKSLKGLQNVFDSARARERERELLYPDACGGSGRGWISQGVASYGRGHGTRETCALHTARLSCDTLVDFWSALGEETRQSLLRMKEEDFIERLMYRFDSKRFCRDCRRNVIREFKELKELKRLRREPRCTSWFCVADTAFQYEVSNDTIEVDWRQTFADTVGTYHHFEWAVGTGEGKCDILEFENVGMNGSVQVSGLDLGSLGACFITLRAWKLDGRCTELSVKAHALKGQHCVHCRLVVGDGFVTITRGESIRRFFEHAEEAEEEEDDDSMDKDGNELDGECSRPQKHAKSPELAREFLLDAATVIFKEQVEKAFREGTARQNAHSIFVCLALKLLEERVHVACKEIITYEKQMKLLEEEEKEKREEEERKERRRTKEREKKLRRKERLKEKEKDKEQKCCDSNQTTVPTDVSKEESSPSVDEEPNNPVSCQDAVSEVGDNILSWPGSPDIQEELSNGYITSIMQDHSFDCPNGEINYVKDWNGSFIADQSNFSRRRPKYRKEVQLDPSLKWSDRRRFSAADCGAVVRSEPRYYGDNFETPSRSIIGSNRQSRMNVPKSNGRHCGPKFHDKFSSNRVSDRYDFHSCSCNQNNEYRARVDTHVSTIRVIRETKSVSKLESALDMSKQFYRGNKYNQMEYLRDGCGRPKSKVISGNNPPAKELHSKKVWEPMESQKKYPRSNSDSDITLRSTTFKVEEVEPDNNLIKSSADKCCREHTGDSADIDQENSNLKESGNSSIVVDGACENGLNVGAKGPCNSAASEEIGLSPISSANSDNSASNDSDNSASNGTLDPIVSSTSSSDNSSSCLSEGDSNTTSSIHGNLESSSTSDSEDASQQSEGRESCVQSGFSECHEVKMEKSQNSNGEEVIGSGASIGLSLDGAGTGSISVDKPPTRISQNFDNNGLSAVSIGSQHQGMLPPMHNQNIHFPVFQAPSTMGFYHQNPVSWPAAHANGLMPFAHPNHYLYASPIGYGVNGNSRFCMQYGPMQHIGTPLFNPSPVPVYQPIAKASGINAEEQIQISKPGAGQEAFNEINTEKVAPTGAHPKEAPPHEEGGKNDNSAKLHTGNTGFSLFHRGPVPISNGYKSNLVPSKEQIMEDFSQECPTDHVESDHVSNKKESTMEEYNLFDGLRFSFF, from the exons ATGCCCGGATTAGCGCAGAGGAATAATGACCATTTCAGCAATGGTTCTACGGCGTCGTATTCGCTCTCCGCCAATGGCTTTTGGTCCAAGCATGCCGATGATGTTAGCTGCACCCAGCTCCAGAAG TTCTGGGGCGAGTTGTCGCAGCAAGCGCGGCAGAAGCTTTTGAGGATTGACAAGCAAACTCTATTTGAGCAAGCTCGTAAGAATATGTACTGCTCTAGATGCAATGGGTTACTGCTTGAAGGTTTTTTGCAGATTGTCATGTATGGAAAGTCTTTGCAGCAGGAGGGAGCAGGTGGACACGTTCCCTGCAATAGACAAGGGGCCTTGAAAACTCAAAACGATGCTGGATTGAATGTTCCTAATGGTTGCCATGACGAAATTCAAGATCCGTCTGTGCATCCTTGGGGGGGTCTGACCACTACACGTGATGGGTCATTGACACTTATGGACTGCTATTTGTATGCAAAGTCTCTCAAAGGACTCCAAAAT GTTTTTGACAGTGCACGTGCAAGGGAACGGGAACGCGAGTTGCTTTATCCTGATGCATGTGGTGGGAGTGGTCGGGGCTGGATAAGCCAAGGAGTTGCGAGTTATGGCAGAGGGCATGGAACAAGGGAGACGTGTGCACTGCACACAGCCAGGCTTTCTTGTGACACTTTGGTGGATTTCTGGTCAGCTCTTGGAGAAGAAACCCGGCAATCTCTTCTACGGATGAAGGAAGAGGATTTTATAGAGAGGCTTATGTACAG ATTCGACAGCAAGAGATTTTGCAGAGATTGCAGAAGGAATGTTATTCGTGAGTTCAAGGAGCTAAAGGAGCTGAAGCGCTTGCGGAGAGAACCCCGCTGTACTAGTTGGTTTTGTGTAGCAGATACAGCCTTCCAATATGAG GTATCTAATGACACAATCGAAGTTGATTGGCGCCAAACTTTTGCAGACACTGTGGGAACATATCATCACTTTGAGTGGGCAGTTGGAACAGGAGAAGGAAAATGTGATATTCTGGAATTTGAAAATGTTGGAATGAATGGAAGTGTTCAAGTCAGTGGCCTTGATCTTGGCAGTTTAGGTGCATGCTTTATCACCCTGAGAGCTTGGAAGCTAGATGGCCGCTGCACTGAGCTTTCTGTAAAAGCTCATGCCTTAAAGGGTCAACACTGTGTACATTGCAGGCTCGTTGTTGGGGATGGCTTTGTGACAATCACAAGAGGGGAAAGTATCAGAAGGTTTTTTGAACATGCTGAAGAGGCTGAGGAAGAAGAG GATGATGATTCCATGGACAAGGACGGAAATGAGCTGGATGGAGAATGCTCCCGTCCCCAAAAACATGCGAAGAGTCCTGAACTTGCACGGGAGTTTCTTCTGGATGCAGCAACTGTTATTTTTAAGGAACAG GTTGAAAAGGCATTCAGGGAAGGAACTGCCCGCCAAAATGCACACAGCATCTTTGTCTGCCTTGCGCTAAAACTGCTGGAAGAACGCGTTCATGTTGCATGCAAAGAAATCATTACATATGAAAAGCAG ATGAAACttcttgaagaagaagagaaggaaaaacgtgaagaagaagaacgcaaagagaggagaagaacaaaagaaagagagaaaaagctccgaagaaaggaaagattaaaagagaaagaaaaggataaaGAGCAAAAATGCTGTGACTCAAATCAAACTACTGTTCCTACTGATGTCTCAAAGGAAGAATCATCACCAAGTGTTGATGAGGAGCCAAATAATCCTGTCAGCTGCCAGGATGCAGTTAGTGAAGTTGGTGATAACATTCTATCTTGGCCTGGATCTCCTGATATTCAAGAGGAGTTGTCAAATGGATATATTACTTCGATAATGCAAGACCACTCTTTTGATTGTCCCAATGGGGAGATTAACTATGTGAAAGATTGGAATGGTTCTTTTATAGCTGATCAATCAAATTTTTCTCGTCGGAGACCAAAATATCGGAAAGAAGTTCAACTGGATCCATCTTTGAAGTGGTCTGACAGACGCCGATTTTCAGCTGCAGATTGTGGGGCAGTGGTTAGGTCTGAGCCAAGATATTATGGTGATAATTTTGAGACTCCTTCCAGAAGCATTATTGGATCCAATAGGCAGTCAAGGATGAATGTTCCAAAATCTAATGGTCGACATTGTGGCCCAAAGTTTCATGATAAGTTTTCCAGCAACAGAGTAAGTGACAGATATGACTTCCATTCTTGCAGCTGTAACCAGAACAATGAATATAGAGCAAGGGTTGATACACATGTTTCTACAATCAGAGTAATTCGGGAGACTAAATCTGTGAGTAAGTTAGAGTCTGCATTGGATATGTCCAAGCAGTTTTATCGTGGTAACAAGTACAATCAAATGGAGTACTTGCGTGATGGTTGTGGAAGACCTAAAAGCAAAGTCATCTCAGGGAACAATCCTCCTGCAAAAGAACTTCATTCCAAGAAAGTTTGGGAGCCCATGGAATCACAGAAAAAGTATCCACGAAGTAACTCAGATTCTGACATTACCTTGAGGTCAACTACTTTCAAGGTTGAAGAGGTGGAACCTGATAATAACCTTATCAAGTCATCTGCTGACAAGTGTTGTCGTGAACACACTGGAGATTCAGCTGATATTGATCAGGAAAATAGTAATTTGAAGGAATCAGGAAACTCTAGCATTGTAGTGGATGGGGCCTGTGAGAATGGACTTAATGTGGGAGCAAAGGGCCCTTGCAACTCAGCTGCTTCTGAGGAAATTGGACTAAGTCCTATCAGTTCTGCGAATTCTGATAATTCTGCATCAAATGATTCTGATAATTCTGCATCAAATGGGACCTTAGATCCCATTGTGAGTAGCACATCCAGTTCTGATAACTCCTCGTCATGCCTAAGTGAGGGCGACAGCAATACAACCTCTTCAATCCATGGAAATCTGGAATCCTCTTCTACATCAGATTCAGAAGATGCAAGCCAGCAATCAGAAGGTAGAGAATCATGTGTTCAAAGTGGCTTCTCTGAGTGTCATGAAGTTAAAATGGAGAAAAGTCAGAATTCAAATGGCGAGGAGGTTATTGGAAGTGGGGCATCAATTGGGCTTTCATTGGATGGAGCAGGAACAGGAAGTATTTCTGTGGATAAACCACCAACACGGATTtcccaaaattttgacaataatgGATTGTCTGCTGTCAGCATTGGTTCGCAACATCAAGGCATGCTTCCTCCAATGCATAACCAGAATATACACTTTCCAGTGTTTCAAGCTCCTTCAACAATGGGTTTTTACCATCAAAACCCAGTTTCTTGGCCAGCAGCTCATGCTAATGGCTTAATGCCCTTCGCCCATCCCAACCACTATTTATATGCTAGCCCTATTGGGTATGGAGTGAATGGAAATTCACGCTTCTGCATGCAGTATGGTCCCATGCAGCATATAGGTACCCCTCTATTTAACCCCAGTCCAGTCCCAGTTTATCAACCAATTGCTAAAGCTAGTGGCATAAATGCTGAGGAACAAATTCAGATCTCTAAGCCAGGTGCAGGACAAGAAGCTTTCAATGAAATTAATACGGAGAAGGTGGCTCCCACTGGAGCACATCCAAAAGAAGCACCGCCACATGAAGAAGGTGGGAAAAATGACAATTCTGCCAAATTGCATACAGGCAACACTGGGTTTTCCTTGTTCCATCGTGGGCCTGTTCCTATTTCAAATGGATATAAATCAAATCTCGTGCCTTCGAAAGAACAGATTATGGAGGATTTTTCTCAAGAATGTCCAACAGATCATGTTGAGAGTGATCATGTTTCAAATAAGAAAGAGAGTACAATGGAAGAATACAACTTGTTTGACGGCTTACGGTTTTCATTCTTCTAA